GTCAGGAGTGCTGCCCAGCCAAGGCCAGCAACGTGAAGTCGAGACACAGTGTCTGCACTTTGTAACTGTTGCTGCTGCAGGCCCGcaccctgcctcccaaattctgaacTGGACAGAACTTTGAAAACCCCAAGTTGCAGCTTCTGTAACTAAATCTTTGGGAAAATGTGACCCAAACCGACCTCAGACTACTAGTCTATATTTATCCCAATGTATGAATATTCATAGGTCTCACTGCAGAGGTATTAACATGTTTGATTACTGTTGCTGTCCCACTGGGGTATTGTGTAATGTGTGGCTTAGGCGTCACGTTCCATCTGAAAACCTGGAAGGTTTcacaaggacatctggcctgagaCGCTGGGGTAAGAGACGGTGGCTCTTAATCCACTTCATTAAGGTGACAACAGTGGTGTGCCCCGAGCTGGGGCAGAGAAGAATCTGGCTTTCTAGGGTTCCTTTCTGGTTATAGTAGGAGCCAGCCAGCCCGCAGGCGGGCTGCCCAAGTAACCACACTTCTTCCAGTGGCGGTGGCTGGGCTGCGCTGCCCGGCCCTTCCAGCTGTTCCCTCACAGACCTTGAGCCACAGCCCGCAGGCTTTGCTTACTTGTCTTCTGTATCAGCACTGTGCTTGCTACATGCCAGTAACTATGGCTCGGGAACCAGcagaagcatttttttcttgtataaaagTTCAGATTACAAGTATTTTATGCCATGAGGGCCGTCCATGTCTTATAACTAAGAAAGTCTCTGCCCTTAACAATGGTTCAACCATTTTACCATGATGGGCCACAGTGTTCTGAGAGGAAAGTGTCCTGTATACTTAAGAAATCAAGGTTGATTTCTGAACCTTACAAAATGTGTGGGAGTAATATACTTAATATGTGTCCGTCCGTCTCCTCCAACTCGGGGCATTGTTTGTGGTACCATAGGAAGAGTCTGGGCTAAGCTACATCACTCTGTTCAACCATAAGCATTTACTAAAAACTTGcccttagaagtttttttttttttttccaaaatttattttatttattacatatacagtgttctgtctgcttgcaggccagaagagggcaccaaatctctctatagatggttgtgagccaccatgtggtgctgggaattgaactcaggacctctggaagatcagtcagtgctcttaacctctgagccatctctccagccccagaagttcTTTCTTTGAAGCTCTTTTCTCATATGTATATGTTAGTGCCCATATGTGCCACGTGTGTGCTTTGTGCCCACGGAGGTCAGGAGAGCACATTGTTACAGACTGAGTTGggccgtgtgggtgctaggaaccaaacctggcttCTCTAAGAGCATCGAGTGCTCTTCTTCactgctgcgccatctctccagccctgcccttaGAATCCTGACCTTTTCCTGGGCTAACAATGTGCAGTGTGTTTCTGTCACAGTACTGGACAGTGGCCGTGAGCTGCAGCATCCAGCCAGCCCCATAATCTCAAAGATGAAACAGCCCGCCCTCTGCAGTGGGCTGTTGTTAAGTGAGGAAGTCCAGTAGGTTAGGCGTCGCACACACATTTCATCTCATGATGCCCTTAGCTTCTGATAGGTGACTGGCATGACCCCATGAAAGCTGAGGAACGTCTCTAGTCTGTTCTGTTATTGTGGCCTGACAGCAGCCATAGAACATGCATCAGTGGATGAACACACCTATGTTCTAATAACACTTTGTAgaaacagatggctcagtggatgaggcACCTTTGTGCCGTTTGGAGCCTTAGGTAACCCAGGTAAAGGCTCGACAGGATTTTACATCTATCCGTAATGCACTCGCTGGTCTGGAAACATGAGTGACCCGCACTGGGCTTGGGAgcagatgtgtgtatgtatatggaacGTACATCTAGGCCCAATTCCAGCTGTGCTGAGGGGCACCTGGGTCTTCACCCTCTGGGCACTGAGCTTGTGCCCCATGGTGTTCCAGCCATCAGCACAGGCCAGACAGCCCTGCGgctgggagagctggggaggagcCAAGGCTCTGAAAGTGAGTGTTCTTACCAAAAGAATGTCTGGCAGAGAGATTGGTTATCATAAAGCCAGCAGCTCTGATGGATGGCTTTTAGATCTCCTGGCTTGTTCATCAGAGGCCAGAAAGGCCAAAAAGACTGTTCACTGCAGGCCAGGATGAAATCCAGCGAAGCCTCTGACCCTCTGacccccaccctcctccacagcctcctggcctggaactgactcCTTAGGAGAGCTGGAAGGAGCCGCAGGCAACCGGCCCCTGCCCGCAAACCTGGCCTCTGTCGGGCTAGCCCTCGCCCCAGTGGCTTCTCTCTGCAGGACAGGTTCCCCTAATGACTCCTTGGGCCTGGCGCCCTCTGCCTAGACCACTTTCCAGCCAGGGTGGGGCTGGTACATAGCTTCCCTTCCCCATCGCATTCCAAACAAGGGCTGATATCTAGTtggcttttctttcccttctatcaTGGTTTTGTGGGTGACTGGCTATTTTAGGGATTCTGTTTGATGGGAACGTCCCCGCCTTCCAGCTCCCTGTAAGCCTCGGTGTGGGTCATCAGCCCCAGAAGAAAGGCGTGGGCCAGCTCGGTCAAGAATTTGTGCCCAGCACGGGCCCACACGGAGTGAGGACTTTGGGGAGGCGAGTGGCACTGGGTTGGGTGGCCAGTGTTCAGTGGCAAAGCCAGGCCTAGAGGTGTCACGTAGGCTAGCAGGGGGGTGTTCCTCTGACCACTGCCAGGGGTCAGACCCTGCCTTCGTTTTGAGCGCCTGCACCAGAATGGGAAGGACTTCCAGGAATCCCAGGGGAGACTGTGGCCAATGAGGATTCCGGGCCTCCTCATGAGATGGTGATGAAGGTGCTTCTGGACCATTTCCAGATGGGGTAGACCAACAGTGAGGCGTAGTGTCAcacagtgtgatgtgtgtgttcaggtggtAGAGCAGGAAAAGATTCTAGCCCGGGGACGGGCTGAGGTCAAGAAAGGTCACCCAGAAAAGGTGAGTTAAGCCTTGACGCACAGAGCAGGGAGGATGGTGGTGATGGCTGGCCTTGACCAAACCATCTCACTGAGGGCACAATTCTGAGTCCCTCACACAAACGTCTttttggggtggtggggtggaggaggTTTCCTCCAGACAACCTGTGAGATGGGCAGACCCAAGGCTCACAAGCTCAAGCCTAAATCTCCAGGAGGGAAGTGCCATCCTAGGCGTCTGTGGCTAGTAGGTGAGGTAGCAGGTGGCCCCGGCAGGCTGCAGGGGCTGTGGGGATGGGCTGCTTAGCAGACGAAACATGACATGGTCATGTTCAGAGCTGTAGATGACTAAGATCCTAGTGTTCGGGGGCCATTCGGGTTTTTGATTTACTAATGGAGTATATGGCTATGATCTTGGTGAAGGCGGGAAGCTGGGCTTGCTTCTCTCCGTGTGAGCAGGGAAGAGACCTGGAACATGGGGAAGAAGGTATATTGGCAGTCCTGGGGCACAGTAGGGCACACCTGACCCCTCTCCCCAGTCCTCTTAGTGGGCAAGAGTTCTCCCAGTTCCCCCCAGCCCTCGGCATAGAGTGGGGTGTATGTGTTGAGCCTGCCAATCAATCACTTTGTCTACTTGGGTTCTTTCTAACCTCACATTGCCCTGCAAAGTGGGGTTTATTATTCCTGTTGACAGATACAAAAGACAGCCAGGCAGCAAAATAATCTGCAGTCACACATTGAGGAAGGTGTAGCCTCgggtctctgtctttctcagggATGCACTCTTTGCCATTATGGGCCACAGTGTTCTGAGAGGAAAGAGTCCTGTGTACTAGACAGAGCTCATGGACCCATAGAACTTATCTTAGCTGGATAAGGTAGACTCCCATTGGCCTGTGGGGTGGATTCCATCCTTGCTGGGAACCTGGGTAGAATGGCCTGGCACCAGGAACCAAGTGTCTTGTTGATGAATGGCATTCACTGAAAGACCAGGCTCTGTGGAGTGGGGTCTGTTTGGATCTTCCAGGGTTACAGCCGGGAGTTAACCCTCTGTTGTCAGGTGGCTCCCCCAGGCCTGAAATGGGGGAAACCATCCTGTTAAAGAGTATCCTGAATAAGACCCTGATTCCGGAAGATTTTACACTTTtatgatgtgtatgtgggggagagCGTGCACATGCACGTGCCTCCTTGCAGAGGGCAGAAGACGGTCTCCAGTAGTGTGTTCTCTCCCACCGTGGGTTCTAGGCGTTGAATTCAGGCCACTGGGCTTGTGCTCCGtgtgtttacctgctgagccatctcactgagccatctcactgaaaggtgtttgttttttttctgtttcctacaAGGCGCAGGGCAGGGCAGTTACTGGCCTCTTCTTTTTGCCATTTTCTATTACCGTTCCACCCTCTCAAAGCCTACAATTCCCTGCTGAGTCAGTTTTCCACAGTTTGAAAACATGTGGAACATTCCAGAAGTCCGTCTTTGCCCACTGTTTTGGTGGATCCACCTTCGTACATGGGCCCACCTGAAGCTCTGGACTGTGTGCAAAAGGTAGGGCAGGGTGCAACAGAGAAGCCAgagggctagcctgtgctacctCTCCCCCACGTCCTCATGTCATAGCCACTTGCGTTACTTACTCAGTCACGGACAACCTGCGATTGATGGTATGCCTCCACTAGCAGTCCTGAGTTTAGTGATAGAGAAGCTATCTCATTCCCTTTTTATAGATTATGTGTGCGCATGCAGGGATGCGTGCCTGGGTGCAAGAAGGATCTCTTGGAGCCGGAGTTACAGGGGTCTGTGGGACGTGTGACTGGTGACTTGGATGCTGGGCTCTGAACTCTGGTctcctgcttgcacagcaagcgatgttgaccactgagccatttctccagccccgggTTTGTGGGTTCCacattaagacagggtctcatgtagcctaggttggcgtccagcttactatgtagccaaggctgaccttgaactcttgctgCGCCTGCGACTCCTTGTCTGGCTTGTCTtccttgggttgtttttttttttttttttttgcagcgcTGTTAGCAAAGCAGGGCAGAGCCCAGCTGCTGTTCCTCAGGCTCACACCTGCAGACCGATCTTCCGCAGAGCTGGCTCCAGGGTTCCTGGgctgctttccttctctcttgaGTCAGGGCTGGCCTCGGCAGGGGCCTGTCCGGAATAGGCTAGAAACCCCTCTTCCTGAGCCGTATCAGACCCGAGACCCTCCCTTGACTCCCGAGACCCATTTGCCCCAGGGTGGATCCATGTCCACCTGTGAGAGTCACATCCCTCAGTTCAAATCCCTGGATCTCTGCGGCAGAGTGCACCATTTGGGTTCTGGATTGAttgactggggtgggggggcgtcAGTGGGCTAGGGCTGGGTAAGGGACCAATGTCTCTACCTCTCCTCACCTGGGCCAACTGGATGACCGACCACCTTACCTGGCGCGTGTTCAAGGACAGCAAGAAAAATGAGGGACTTTCAGGGGCAGCTGTGGTTTCTGACTCAGTCATAATGCCCCTAAAAATCCTTATTGTTCTTGCAGTGTGCATCGGGCGGCTGAAGGTGGCGGCCCACCCATCCCTGGCCCACCCGGCCCTTCGAGGATGGAAGCAACTTCCTGTTGTTAGATTGGAATGttacccactccccaccccccaaatgaGGAGGGATGGGGACATGCTGGTTGTTGAAACAGTTAATGTGTCTCACACATTCACTTGCATGCATGTAcacttttgggggagggggtatggGGGTGGGAAGGGCTGGGGGACATCCCTGTTTCATATGAGGTAAAGGTTGTTGGGGGAAAAGGTAGATGTCTTGCAGGATTCCCGCTCCTGTTTCCTGAGAAGTGGGGCAGGTACCTGGGTAGgaactggtttttttgtttgtttgttttttgtttttgttaaagcCTCAAGTGAAGAGGTTCCAAGAGCTGGTAGCCATGTTCATCCGGGCATGTCCCCTCTGCTGTGATCACAGAACTTGCCTATTCTTAGGTGGACATTCTCTATCCCGTTACTTCAGAAACCATCATCTCCATGTTCACCCGGTGCCCCCACCTTTTCCAGCCCCACCCTACATCTATTTTGACTTGGGGGGTCTCTGGGTGTGAATAGGGGGCTGCAAAGCAGCATGCCTGCTTTTAATCcaatcatttattctttttttttttttttttaaacaggatctcgtgtagccaagactggccttgaactcctgatccgtctgcctccgcctcctaagtgctgagattgtagatACTCAAGCTACCATCCTGGTATGGTCCAACATTTTGTGACATGCTCCTCTTCCCTACCAAGCCACAGAGCTGTCACCAAAAGTCAAAGCCAGCTGAGGCTGGGCTGGTGGCTTGTCCTCAGATGGACAGGTGAATGAGCAGTAAAGCATCATGGGGCCTGCTACAGCAAGTCACCCAGTACCTCGCGGACCTCGCGTCATCGAGGGACAGTCGTCTTCAGGATGTCTTCAGGAGCCAGCTTGGAAGCACTCGTCATCGACAAGATGGTGTCGGTGCGTGGTGTATGCTGGACCACCATGACTGTCCCGCCAGCCCTGGGTCTGTGGGCTCCATGCCCCCAGCTCTGCGAGAGCTGGGTTTGTTCAGGAGCTAACTGCTGGCGTCTCACCGGGTAAAGGTTAGACCGGATTTGCTCTCACCGGGTGAGAGATGAGTGAGACTCTGACGCTGAGACTCTCACACTCGGGATGGACAAGGGTGACAGCTGTTCCTTCAGCTCTAACAGCTTTGCTGGCTTTTGCCAACTTCGGTCACCaccctcctcccctggagcctctTTGCTGGTCCCTGCCGCAAACCTCCtcgtgttcccccccccccccccccccccccgccatggtCCTCATTCTTTACCCcagtgcagggctggggagatgcttgtCTTGTTGTGGGTCCCTTCCTGAACACGCGGCGGCTCGCCTGTGAGCTCACGTGGAGAGGCAGAGACGGTTCTGTGCGACCGGCCAGCCAAAGCCAGcttcagtgagacaccctgtcaaagaataaggtggagagcgacTGAGGAAGGCACCCTGAGGTGggcctctggcctgcacacacatgagtgcGAACATACGCACACAAAGACAACATACATcgggtgggttttttgttgtttgtttttttcaagagagggtctcactctgtagaccaggctggcctccaactcaaagggatccacctgcctctgcttcccaagtgtgtTCGAATACCATAGAGCAATGAAAACATGAGACTTGCTCTCAAATGCTGTCGGGCATGCATTTGGGAGGAACAGGGCTCGTCACGCCCATGCCTGACTCCTCTGTTCTGAGCCCTGTCTTCACGCTTTCCTTCTGGCCCCACCCCGTTAACAGGATGGGGACTTTTatcggtgggggaggggcacatgcCGTGGGGCACGCAGGGGGGTCAGAGGATGACCTGTAGgtctccagggatcaaacttaggccatcaggtttggtgacaagtgcctttacttgccAAACCATCTTCCTGGcgccttttaaaaatgtattagttTCTCTTTTCGTCTTCATAggggttcctgggattgaactcagtttgtcagCCTTACAGAGCAAGCACCTGTGAGCCAGAGAGGGACGTTTTATAGGAGCCATAGGGCTGTGCCTTCAGGagcccagatttctttttttcctctctttcttctcacctctcttctcctcccctcccttatcctttttcttttctctcaaggAGGATGTGACTGTGCAGGGCCACTGCTGCCTTCCAGCCAGGAACTCGGGAGATCTTGCGATCTTGCTGGAGGGAATCTGAGGTGAGGTCCTCAGTGAGGATGTCCTTGACTGACAGCTGTCAGGCTTTTTGACCCTTGAATCACtcaaggcagtggttctcacccttcctcgtgctgcgaccctttaatacagttccccatgctgtggtgacccccgaccataaaatgtcttcgttgctacttcataactgtcatttcgctactgttatgaactgtcaTGTAAATACGCAGGGTGTCTGATGTGggaccccccaaaggggttgcagcccacgggttgagaaccgcTGACTTAAGGCGTGATAAGGGCCTGTAGCTGGGTATCAGTTGACGCAAACCAGATCAGAGTTGTAGGGATCAAGAGGAACCTGGGGTGAGTGCCTTGGCTTGCTGGTGGCTTTTCTTGCATGCCTTTGTGTTCTGTTTAGCAGCCAGGAGGCTACAAGCCCGCCAGAGGGGAAGGAAGACGTTCCCTCCAACTCTGTCTGGAGAACCCCTTGGAGGATGGGACCCCTTGCCTCTGGCAGGCTAAGGTGATCAGGGTACTCCCTGGGGGACCCAGTCAAGAAATGGCAGAGCCGTGATTCACATCTGCAGTATTGACTCCAAGATCAGCGACATTTCTGTCATAATAGTGATAGTCATTTTTAGTATATAAGAAACCAAGTACACGTTTTAATATGtttgtgtttgcctgtatgtatgtgtgccatgtgcatgctggtgctcacagaggccagaaaaaagaTGGTCAAGACCCTGGGaactgtatgtgtatgtatgcatgtatgtgttccatgtgcatgctggtgctcacagaggccagaagagacggTCAAGACCCTGgggactagagttataggtgaCTGTATatagctgcccaatgtgggtgctggaaacggaacacctctccagccccctagtgTAGTACTGAATAGCAACCACTTGATCGTAATATCCAGAGGTGGGTGGGAGCAGGTGTCTGACCCACAGGAGGGTGGGTCACTTCCGTTAACTTCCAGAGGGCGAGTGTACACGGGCCTGGATCCTCGGTTGCCATTCAGTCCGTCACACTATTACCAGTCCGAGCTCTAGATAGGACACAGTCACCTGGTTGCTGGGTGACAGCTGCCTGCCATTTCTCTGCTTAGGGACAACCAGGAAGGAACATAGCCATGCTTGGGGCTTGTGTGGAGGGAAAGCCCCTGGTGCTGGGGTGTCATGGTCCTTGGCAGCCTGCCCCTCCTTCACTTCCAAGTAGCCCCAGAAGCACGGCCTCGGGACTAGCTGAGTTGGCCGTCGGTACAGTGAGCTGACCGTGGATGCATTGTTAGCTCCAGGAAGTGGTTAGCTATTTTCCAGAAGGTCTGCAGAGCCGGACAGCCAGCCTGCCTTGGAATTGGCGGATGGGAGTCAAGAACACTGCTTTCCTGGAGCCCCTGGGCTCTGGGCCAGGCCCTCAGGCTTCCTTTagaagtgtgtgggggggggaggcagtgAGCGAGTGAGCCATTCTTGCCCAGCTTGGCACAggccctctcccctcctcagtcTGCCTCATGcccctctttccacccagccgCCTCTGCAACAGAGCGCACACTCTTGGCAGTGGCATCCACGAAGCCTGCTTTCCAGGCCAACTCGGCCAACACCTCAGCAGGGGAATTACACAGCATGGGCTCTGGCCTGGGTAGTGGGGCTAAGAGGAAGCCCCCGGTTGCCTTGTCGGACCCGAACCACCAACCCCTGCCACAGTGGAACCGAGAGCTCTGAGCGCAGGTCCTGGGGTCTGATCGAGCGCGGCCTTGGGGAGGCTTGCGGCCTCTCTGGGCCTGTTGCCCACTTGATAGCTGCAGAGTCTTCTGTAGACCGTCTGTTTTGCATACAGATCTGACActgtttctgcctttctcttcccttgcAGGACACTTGTGCGGGGAATGCTGGTCCCTTGGAGGGTACTTGCACTGCCTGACCCGGAGGTGACATCCGGGTGAGTCTTCATACGGTGGATGGCGTCTTCTGCGGTTGATCCTGCAAGATGATCTTTCCTGACAGTTTCTTCTTTGGCCTCTGGCCCTGGCTGAACCAGGGGCTGATGACTCTGGATTGAGGGGCAGTCCTTGCCTCTGCCCTGGATTCCCTGAGGTTTGGGTCACTGAAGCCCAGGGCCTGAGGAGGTATCCTTCCCCTGGGAGTTTCAAGCTCAGACTCCTGCAGCTACAGGGCTCTGCCTTAAGCCTGTGGCTTCTGCACAGCTCCCCCTTGCCCTGCCAAATGTCTTGGGGACAGGCACCCAGCAGCTTCCGGGTCTGCCTGACTGCTGGAGAAGCAATACTAACCTGCcgtcctatttttattttttggtcctggtgtttgaactcagggctttagacatactaggcaagtgctctatcactgaggtACATGCCCagcccctttttgagacagaatcttgctatgtagtccagcctGGGCTTGAACTCAATCCTTTttgcctccatctccagagtgCTAGCATTAtagctgtgtaccaccatgcccgtGTGGCTTTCCTGTTTGGACTCCTGTGTCGGGAGAGCGACCCTGATGGAGGTGGGGTCCATTCCCCATGGCTTGGCCATTGCAGAGCTGTCTGGACATAGGAATGGGTAATAGCATGGTACACTGGATAGGCAGAGGGACGGGTTAGTTTCCCATGGCCCTTGTTTCTGTTGATATATTGTTTACTCTGTGTCACCAGAGTCCAGGTAGGGCCAGCACCATCCCTGGCTTTAGGGGTAGGCATGTGTTCCAGGCCTGGACAAAGACTGCTGagttcccccgccccccagtggGACTTCAGCTGCATCTTTTCATGGGAGTTAAGTTGACAAGATGTCAGCTTAGAATTGCTGGTGGCCGActtatgcagctgaggatgaagccaacaaagaaagaaagaaaacacagattatGCCATGTGGACTTATTCCTTGCTACCCAGCAAGTCCCTGAAGCCAGCAGTTGGACTGACCTGATTATATGAGCCAGTGtattttttctaaaacaaacTCATCTTGGGTTTGTGTTACAGAACGGCTCCTAGTACCGCCTGTGATTCCTACCTTCCTTTCTCAGAACAGCGTTGTTGAGCTGTTCTTTCTTTACATGCAACAAAATTCACCAGTGTTAAGTGTACGACTCCTAGTTTTTTCAGGAACACACGCCCTTGTAACTATCACCATCAGGTTGGAATATTTCTTAACCTGCCCTAGAAGCTCCATCGATCCCGTGACGGTCAGCCCTCCAGCCGTGGCCCACCGCTGACCTGTTTTTCTGGTGATTCTTGTCTTTCCGGGTGGTCACACGGTGTCTATTATGTGTCTAGTTTCTCTTAGTGTGTTTTCATGATTCATCCCTCC
This Peromyscus maniculatus bairdii isolate BWxNUB_F1_BW_parent chromosome 8, HU_Pman_BW_mat_3.1, whole genome shotgun sequence DNA region includes the following protein-coding sequences:
- the LOC143266930 gene encoding uncharacterized protein LOC143266930 isoform X2, giving the protein MSSKASWGLLQQVTQYLADLASSRDSRLQDVFRSQLGSTRHRQDGVGGCDCAGPLLPSSQELGRSCDLAGGNLSQEATSPPEGKEDVPSNSVWRTPWRMGPLASGRLRTLVRGMLVPWRVLALPDPEVTSG
- the LOC143266930 gene encoding uncharacterized protein LOC143266930 isoform X1, whose translation is MSSKASWGLLQQVTQYLADLASSRDSRLQDVFRSQLGSTRHRQDGVGGCDCAGPLLPSSQELGRSCDLAGGNLSSQEATSPPEGKEDVPSNSVWRTPWRMGPLASGRLRTLVRGMLVPWRVLALPDPEVTSG